A single Bacillus sp. HMF5848 DNA region contains:
- a CDS encoding long-chain fatty acid--CoA ligase: MKNLNHFTHWPKRVSKTLSIPETSIYHNLQIACERYPHKIAVHYYGNHITYYELNECVSNVAGYLQRKLNVKRGDPVLLYMQNSPQFIISYYAILKIGAIVIPINPMNTGEELSFYIKDCGIRHGLVGQELLNRLDGLFDSTSLEKVIVAAYSDYAGHEEEAPPEVKAGRQTITSSYIDSWEAVIQANYESIPIPTRKDDITVMPYTSGTTGLPKGCVHTNSTVQANIVSAYHWMNATSDSVHLLTLPLFHVTGMVHSMHVPLYAGAAMVIMTRWDRKYAAKLIEQYKCTHWVNISTMLIDFLANPELAHYDITSLSSIAGGGAPLPEAVGEKLFNLTGLKFVEGYGLSETISHTHFNPPDRPKLQCLGIPSFDVDARIIDPVTQAELAVGEIGEIVVNGPQVFMGYYNRDDENRSSFIELDGKTFFRTGDIGRMDEEGYFFIVDRVKRMINAAGFKVWPTEIESMLYKHPAVQQACVVGVPDPRRGESVKAFIILNADYTGKVSESEIIDWAKEKMAAYKYPRSIEFRTSFPTTSSGKILWRKLQEEEWQKQGGIKQ; this comes from the coding sequence GTGAAAAATCTGAATCACTTTACACATTGGCCAAAGAGAGTATCTAAAACTTTGTCTATTCCAGAAACATCCATTTATCATAATTTACAAATTGCATGTGAGCGCTACCCACATAAGATTGCGGTACATTATTACGGCAATCATATTACGTATTATGAGCTTAATGAGTGTGTTTCTAATGTTGCTGGTTACTTACAGCGAAAGCTCAATGTGAAACGTGGAGATCCTGTACTGCTATACATGCAAAATTCGCCACAATTTATCATAAGCTACTACGCCATATTAAAAATTGGTGCGATTGTGATACCGATAAATCCGATGAACACAGGTGAAGAATTATCCTTTTATATTAAAGACTGTGGAATTCGACATGGGCTTGTTGGTCAAGAATTACTTAACCGATTAGATGGGTTATTTGATTCAACTAGCTTAGAAAAAGTTATTGTCGCAGCTTATAGTGATTATGCTGGTCACGAGGAAGAAGCACCTCCTGAAGTTAAGGCAGGAAGGCAAACAATTACATCATCTTATATAGATAGCTGGGAAGCTGTTATTCAAGCAAATTATGAATCTATACCTATTCCAACACGTAAAGATGATATTACTGTTATGCCATATACTTCGGGCACAACGGGTTTGCCGAAAGGGTGTGTCCATACTAATAGCACTGTGCAAGCAAACATTGTAAGCGCGTATCACTGGATGAACGCTACGAGTGATTCAGTTCATTTATTAACGTTACCTCTATTCCATGTAACAGGCATGGTACATAGTATGCATGTACCATTGTATGCAGGAGCCGCAATGGTGATCATGACAAGGTGGGACAGAAAGTATGCTGCTAAATTGATAGAACAATACAAGTGTACACATTGGGTCAACATTAGCACTATGTTGATTGACTTTTTAGCAAATCCTGAGCTTGCTCACTATGATATAACTTCATTGTCTAGCATTGCAGGTGGTGGTGCTCCATTACCAGAAGCCGTAGGAGAAAAGCTATTTAATTTGACAGGTTTAAAATTCGTTGAAGGCTATGGCTTGAGTGAAACCATTTCCCATACACATTTTAATCCACCTGACCGTCCTAAGCTTCAATGCTTGGGTATCCCATCTTTTGATGTAGATGCAAGAATAATAGACCCTGTTACTCAGGCAGAGCTTGCGGTAGGTGAGATAGGAGAGATTGTCGTAAATGGGCCTCAAGTTTTTATGGGCTATTACAATCGTGATGACGAAAATAGAAGCTCCTTTATTGAATTAGATGGGAAAACTTTTTTTCGAACGGGTGATATTGGACGCATGGATGAGGAAGGTTACTTTTTCATTGTTGATCGTGTGAAACGTATGATCAATGCTGCTGGCTTTAAAGTATGGCCTACTGAAATAGAATCAATGCTATATAAGCATCCTGCGGTACAACAGGCATGTGTCGTAGGTGTTCCTGATCCTAGACGCGGTGAATCAGTAAAAGCATTTATTATTTTAAATGCTGATTACACAGGAAAAGTATCTGAAAGTGAAATTATAGATTGGGCTAAGGAAAAGATGGCTGCTTATAAATATCCTAGGTCAATAGAATTTAGAACTTCGTTTCCTACAACATCTAGTGGGAAAATTTTGTGGAGAAAATTACAAGAAGAGGAATGGCAAAAACAGGGGGGGATTAAACAGTAA
- a CDS encoding ABC transporter ATP-binding protein translates to MLTLNNIFANYGRFEALQNVHLEIEKGELVVLLGANGAGKSTLFRVISGLLKPSKGDILFEDKRINGHPPGKLVHDGIVQCAEGRKLFAQMSVHDNLQLGGYTFRRHKRIVKESIEEIYEQFPILYEKRQAPAGSLSGGQQQMLAIGRALMSKPKLLMLDEPSLGLAPLIVEQMFTIIEDINKQGVTILLAEQNANAALDISHRGYVIENGRNVLEGSKDELLQNDEVRKAYIGA, encoded by the coding sequence ATGCTAACGCTCAATAATATTTTTGCGAATTATGGTCGCTTTGAGGCACTTCAAAATGTGCATTTAGAAATAGAAAAAGGGGAGTTAGTTGTATTACTCGGTGCAAATGGAGCAGGAAAAAGCACTTTGTTTCGTGTAATATCTGGTTTATTAAAACCAAGTAAAGGTGATATCTTATTTGAAGACAAGAGAATAAACGGTCACCCACCAGGTAAGCTTGTTCATGACGGTATAGTTCAATGTGCAGAAGGTAGAAAGCTATTTGCACAAATGAGTGTGCATGACAATTTACAGCTTGGAGGATATACGTTTCGAAGGCATAAAAGAATAGTAAAAGAATCTATAGAGGAAATCTATGAGCAATTTCCAATACTATATGAAAAGCGACAAGCCCCAGCTGGTTCCTTAAGTGGGGGACAACAGCAAATGCTTGCAATTGGTCGTGCGTTAATGTCAAAACCTAAACTTCTAATGCTAGATGAACCATCCTTAGGTCTTGCCCCTTTAATTGTTGAACAAATGTTTACAATTATTGAGGATATTAATAAGCAAGGAGTGACAATTTTACTAGCTGAACAAAATGCCAATGCAGCGCTAGATATCTCACATAGAGGTTATGTCATTGAGAATGGACGTAATGTATTAGAAGGCAGTAAAGATGAACTCTTGCAAAATGATGAAGTAAGAAAAGCTTATATTGGCGCTTGA
- a CDS encoding zinc-binding dehydrogenase, with protein sequence MKAIQIEQYGGPEVLQLVELEKPTPHGYEVLIEVKAIGVNYADTARREGAYVLPTPLPFIPGAEVAGVVVAVGDKVKNVAIGSRVVTLISQNGYAEYAIADSRFLIPVPEDTSFETAVAIPLQGLSAYHVIKTMGQFIEGESILIHASAGGVGSLAVQLARIWKADKIIATASSSEKLSLAMELGATHGVDYTKSDWEKEVLQITEGRGVDVALEMVGGEVFYKTLKCLAPFGRLVIYGVASGEQARFYPSSLMAKNQSVVGFFLPQIMKKQQLFQSSLQELLQFVASGELKVTIGGTYSLSEAMTAHRLLQSRQTKGKLVLIP encoded by the coding sequence ATGAAAGCCATTCAAATAGAACAATATGGAGGACCTGAGGTTCTGCAGCTTGTTGAACTAGAAAAGCCGACACCTCATGGATATGAAGTATTAATTGAAGTAAAAGCAATTGGAGTCAATTATGCTGATACGGCACGACGTGAAGGGGCATATGTGTTGCCAACACCATTACCATTTATTCCGGGTGCAGAAGTAGCGGGGGTGGTGGTTGCTGTTGGTGATAAAGTAAAGAATGTTGCGATTGGATCAAGAGTAGTTACGCTTATTTCTCAAAATGGGTACGCTGAATATGCTATAGCTGATTCTAGATTTTTAATTCCAGTTCCTGAGGATACTTCATTTGAAACAGCTGTTGCCATACCGTTACAAGGCCTAAGTGCTTATCATGTTATAAAAACAATGGGACAATTTATAGAAGGTGAAAGTATCCTTATTCATGCATCTGCTGGCGGTGTAGGATCATTAGCTGTTCAACTTGCTCGAATATGGAAAGCAGACAAAATCATTGCGACTGCTAGTTCATCAGAAAAGCTATCTCTTGCTATGGAATTAGGTGCAACTCATGGTGTTGATTATACGAAGAGCGATTGGGAAAAAGAAGTACTGCAGATTACTGAAGGTCGAGGAGTGGATGTTGCTTTAGAAATGGTGGGTGGAGAAGTGTTTTATAAAACATTAAAATGTTTAGCACCATTTGGTAGATTAGTTATTTATGGTGTCGCTAGTGGGGAACAAGCACGATTCTATCCATCCTCGTTAATGGCAAAGAATCAATCCGTTGTCGGATTTTTCTTGCCACAAATTATGAAGAAGCAACAATTATTTCAAAGTAGTCTACAAGAGTTATTGCAATTTGTCGCAAGCGGGGAACTTAAAGTAACTATTGGTGGCACGTATTCTCTTAGTGAGGCTATGACCGCTCATAGATTATTACAAAGTCGTCAAACTAAAGGAAAGTTAGTACTAATACCATAA
- a CDS encoding alpha/beta hydrolase: protein MTLHPQVVSILRTMAEADLPAIDTLPPNVAREVFLKSFSSFDVEVPIFKVEDIEIAGYQDDIKIRVYTPDLEKNVPCLIYFHGGGWVIGNIDSHDALCRVIANESHCVVVSVDYSLAPENRFPVGLEDCYRAVEWIYSHAENLHINRNKLIVGGDSAGGNLTAAVLQLLRDRWSTHMVCGQVLIYPAVASSVTDSHRLFAEGYFLTLSEMKWFRDHYIRSESDLQNPLVAPLLQDDVSYLPPTYILTAEYDPLRDEGKAYAEKLKKAGVLVSSKQYEGMIHGFVSMFAALDDGKKAIHDIVAFMHKITKAVEM from the coding sequence ATGACGTTGCATCCGCAAGTAGTTAGTATTTTACGGACTATGGCTGAAGCCGATTTACCAGCTATTGATACATTGCCTCCTAACGTAGCAAGAGAAGTATTTTTGAAATCATTTTCGTCCTTTGACGTTGAAGTGCCTATCTTCAAAGTTGAGGATATTGAAATAGCAGGTTACCAAGATGACATTAAAATCCGTGTCTATACACCCGATTTAGAAAAGAATGTCCCATGTCTTATATATTTTCATGGCGGCGGATGGGTAATTGGAAATATTGATAGTCATGATGCTTTATGTCGAGTTATCGCAAATGAAAGTCACTGCGTTGTTGTATCGGTAGATTACAGTCTAGCACCTGAAAATAGATTCCCAGTTGGTCTAGAAGATTGTTACAGAGCAGTGGAGTGGATATATTCACACGCTGAGAACTTGCACATTAATCGAAATAAATTAATTGTTGGTGGCGATAGTGCAGGGGGGAATTTAACTGCTGCCGTCTTACAGTTACTAAGGGATAGATGGTCAACGCACATGGTTTGTGGGCAAGTATTAATCTATCCAGCTGTTGCTTCTTCGGTAACAGATTCTCATCGACTGTTTGCTGAAGGGTATTTTCTAACACTATCTGAGATGAAATGGTTCAGAGACCATTATATTCGTAGTGAAAGTGATTTACAAAACCCTCTTGTTGCACCACTTCTACAGGACGATGTTTCATATTTACCACCTACTTATATTTTGACAGCTGAATATGATCCTTTGCGCGATGAAGGAAAAGCATATGCCGAAAAGCTGAAAAAGGCAGGAGTTTTAGTTTCCTCAAAGCAATATGAAGGTATGATTCATGGGTTTGTGAGCATGTTCGCAGCTCTTGATGATGGAAAGAAAGCCATTCATGATATTGTAGCCTTTATGCACAAAATAACAAAAGCAGTAGAAATGTAG
- a CDS encoding branched-chain amino acid ABC transporter permease, with translation MQRLFQSKVILSILLLAAIVFPLVTQNNYYKQVLILVFIWSIAVYGFNVISGYIGQLSLAHSGFFAIGAYAVGLLTTKANVPFWIAFFIALAITPVLGALVGVVALRTRNHFFAIYTMCVGFIIYLIIDKWDELTGGVRGLIGIPTPAPIGPIYFDSILSQYYLVLFFLVTTIFVMHRIIHSLLGRTFVAIRNSEQLAQTIGISIMKNQLIAFVISTFFAGLAGILYATFIRFIGPDIASTMITFEMLLYLLVGGIGTLTGPLLGTFIIVTLTQSLQFLEEYRMIIFGPIVVLIMLFYPRGIVGGFLEFRAFLKSRQTKKRKQKAVEKTVEEVG, from the coding sequence ATGCAAAGACTGTTCCAAAGTAAAGTAATCCTCTCCATATTATTACTTGCAGCAATTGTATTTCCACTTGTTACGCAAAACAATTATTATAAGCAAGTGTTAATACTCGTATTTATATGGTCTATAGCTGTATATGGCTTTAATGTTATTTCGGGTTACATTGGTCAATTGTCACTCGCTCACTCAGGATTTTTCGCGATAGGTGCGTATGCAGTAGGATTGTTAACTACAAAAGCTAATGTGCCCTTTTGGATAGCCTTCTTCATAGCTCTTGCTATTACACCTGTTTTAGGTGCTCTCGTAGGTGTTGTCGCCTTACGGACTCGAAATCATTTCTTTGCCATTTATACGATGTGTGTGGGGTTCATTATTTATCTGATTATTGATAAATGGGATGAACTTACTGGTGGTGTTCGTGGGTTAATTGGAATACCGACACCTGCTCCTATAGGACCAATATATTTTGACTCCATTTTATCTCAATACTATTTAGTTTTATTTTTTCTCGTCACAACCATTTTTGTGATGCACCGAATAATACATTCTTTGCTTGGGCGAACCTTTGTTGCAATTCGAAACAGTGAGCAGCTAGCACAAACGATTGGTATCTCTATTATGAAAAATCAATTAATTGCGTTTGTTATATCTACTTTTTTTGCAGGATTGGCGGGGATTTTGTATGCCACATTTATTCGTTTTATCGGGCCAGATATAGCATCTACTATGATTACATTCGAGATGCTTTTATACTTGCTCGTTGGAGGTATCGGTACTTTAACGGGTCCTCTTCTTGGTACGTTTATTATTGTTACTCTTACACAATCACTGCAATTTTTAGAAGAATATAGAATGATTATTTTTGGGCCTATTGTTGTACTCATCATGCTCTTTTATCCGAGAGGAATTGTAGGTGGGTTTTTAGAATTTCGTGCTTTTCTTAAATCTCGACAGACTAAAAAGAGAAAGCAAAAAGCTGTAGAGAAAACAGTAGAGGAGGTGGGATAA
- a CDS encoding ABC transporter ATP-binding protein produces MLLEIKKLSKTFGGLKAVQNVDFVIEEGKITAIIGPNGAGKSTFFNLLSGFIQPTSGQILFNGKDITSLKSNQIAKIGMGRTFQTTNLFADSTVLDNVIIGYRLRTKSNLFDAILRTKREKREEAQALKKALSVLEFTDLLHLKDKYVRSIPQEAQKRVAIALALATDPVIILLDEPAAGVNPDETVGLTTLIRKIADSGVSVCIIEHKMQMIMSLADKIMVLNQGEKIAEGAPEEISKNKRVIEAYLGGAVHANAQ; encoded by the coding sequence ATGTTACTAGAAATAAAAAAGCTGTCAAAGACATTTGGTGGATTAAAGGCTGTTCAAAATGTTGACTTTGTAATTGAAGAAGGAAAAATAACAGCAATCATAGGACCAAATGGTGCTGGTAAATCAACATTTTTTAATTTACTTAGTGGTTTTATTCAACCAACCTCCGGACAAATTTTATTTAATGGAAAGGACATTACAAGCTTAAAATCAAACCAAATCGCTAAAATTGGTATGGGGCGTACATTTCAAACGACGAACTTATTCGCAGATTCAACAGTGTTAGATAATGTCATTATCGGTTACCGATTACGTACCAAGTCCAATTTATTTGATGCAATTCTGCGCACAAAACGAGAAAAGCGTGAAGAAGCACAAGCGTTAAAAAAGGCATTATCAGTTCTAGAATTTACCGATTTATTGCATTTAAAAGATAAGTATGTACGGTCGATTCCACAAGAAGCACAAAAACGTGTTGCGATTGCTCTTGCTTTAGCAACAGACCCTGTCATTATTTTGTTAGATGAACCAGCAGCAGGAGTCAATCCGGATGAAACGGTTGGATTAACAACGTTAATTCGTAAAATTGCTGATTCTGGTGTGTCTGTATGCATAATTGAACATAAGATGCAAATGATTATGAGTTTAGCAGATAAAATAATGGTTCTAAATCAAGGTGAGAAAATTGCGGAAGGTGCCCCAGAAGAAATTAGTAAAAACAAAAGAGTTATTGAAGCTTATTTAGGGGGTGCTGTTCATGCTAACGCTCAATAA
- a CDS encoding ABC transporter substrate-binding protein, translating into MKKLFISLTLLFILVIFTGCGNADTTTTSPSDNSNDQASTTDVSSESSEEKTVYIGFSGPLSGPAAFYGENTLSGVEMAADEINAAGGFKVNGDTYKIEIVSLDDKYLPNETGTNARRLVQENDASIIFVPHSGGVFATQVFNEQDGFLIAAYTSEPKIQDQGNKLTLSIPPAYNAYPEPYSDYMMERFGKKLALLPTATQYGKDWTETLVPVWESMGGEVVFDGSIDFSKDTDFFTIVTNALNEKPDVLFVGGPSQPTALVIKQARELGFKGGFMVMDQAKFEEMEPVLGGYELLEGAIGALPLVESEAPGGQTFAKKYEEIFGRIPTAEGGFNYQALHVLVNAMEAAGTVSDPNLIMEHVNDGIQALADEEMVWYLSGLEEGRFDWDTAIFVVENGKLVQVME; encoded by the coding sequence ATGAAAAAATTATTCATTTCTTTAACATTACTATTCATTCTTGTCATTTTCACAGGATGTGGAAACGCTGATACTACGACAACATCACCTTCAGACAATTCAAATGATCAAGCATCAACAACGGATGTATCTTCTGAATCTAGTGAAGAGAAAACAGTATATATTGGTTTTAGTGGTCCATTGAGTGGTCCAGCGGCTTTTTATGGTGAAAATACGTTGAGTGGTGTAGAAATGGCAGCAGATGAAATTAATGCTGCAGGAGGATTTAAGGTGAATGGTGATACTTATAAAATTGAGATTGTGAGTTTAGATGATAAATATCTACCTAATGAAACAGGGACAAACGCAAGAAGATTAGTACAAGAAAACGATGCGTCTATTATTTTTGTGCCACATAGTGGTGGTGTTTTTGCAACACAAGTGTTCAATGAACAGGATGGATTTTTAATTGCAGCTTACACATCTGAACCGAAAATTCAAGATCAAGGCAATAAGTTAACATTAAGTATTCCGCCGGCATATAACGCATACCCAGAACCATATAGCGACTATATGATGGAACGTTTTGGCAAGAAATTAGCGTTACTTCCAACAGCGACACAATATGGAAAAGATTGGACAGAAACACTAGTTCCTGTATGGGAAAGTATGGGAGGAGAGGTAGTCTTTGATGGTTCAATTGACTTTTCAAAGGATACTGACTTCTTTACGATTGTCACTAATGCATTAAATGAAAAGCCTGATGTATTATTCGTCGGTGGACCTTCTCAACCCACCGCTCTAGTTATTAAACAAGCTAGAGAACTAGGCTTTAAAGGCGGATTTATGGTAATGGATCAGGCAAAGTTTGAAGAAATGGAGCCGGTATTAGGTGGATATGAATTGTTAGAAGGGGCAATCGGTGCATTGCCACTCGTTGAGAGCGAAGCACCAGGTGGTCAAACTTTCGCAAAGAAGTATGAAGAGATATTCGGAAGAATTCCAACAGCAGAAGGTGGTTTTAACTATCAAGCGTTACACGTTTTAGTAAATGCTATGGAGGCTGCTGGAACTGTATCAGATCCGAATTTGATTATGGAACATGTAAATGATGGTATTCAGGCTCTAGCGGATGAAGAAATGGTTTGGTATTTGTCAGGCCTAGAAGAGGGTAGGTTTGATTGGGATACAGCCATTTTTGTTGTAGAAAACGGGAAGCTTGTGCAAGTGATGGAATAA
- a CDS encoding phosphotriesterase encodes MKTVQTVTGPISVEQLGKTLIHEHFVFGYPGFQGDNTLGAFDKESALEMGIAVARQVMSYGIRSVVDPTPNECGRNPEFLREISEKSGLQIICATGYYYEGEGATPYFKFRQALGTAEEEIYEMFMKEITDGIAGTGIKPGIIKLASSKDEITPYELMFFKAAARAQKETGITILTHTQEGTMGPEQAELLISLGARPENVVIGHMCGNTDVDYHKQTLKTGVNIAFDRFGIQGMVGTPMDAQRITTLLSLLSEGYANRIMLSHDTVNVWLGRPPVIPEPFSNMMTNWHPGHLFENILPTLKQNDVTDEQITFMFEANPKRLFSKQSIEV; translated from the coding sequence ATGAAAACAGTTCAAACGGTTACAGGTCCTATCTCAGTGGAGCAGCTTGGGAAAACATTAATTCACGAGCATTTTGTATTTGGTTATCCGGGTTTTCAAGGTGATAATACGTTAGGGGCATTTGATAAAGAGTCAGCATTAGAAATGGGTATTGCAGTAGCAAGACAAGTAATGAGCTATGGTATAAGATCGGTTGTTGATCCAACGCCTAATGAGTGTGGTCGGAATCCAGAGTTTTTACGTGAAATTAGTGAAAAGTCAGGATTGCAAATTATTTGTGCTACAGGGTATTACTATGAAGGAGAAGGTGCCACACCTTATTTTAAATTTCGCCAAGCACTTGGTACGGCCGAGGAAGAGATATATGAAATGTTCATGAAAGAGATAACAGACGGGATTGCAGGTACAGGTATAAAACCAGGTATAATTAAGCTAGCCTCTAGTAAGGATGAAATTACACCTTATGAACTCATGTTTTTTAAAGCAGCAGCTCGAGCACAAAAAGAAACAGGAATTACAATTCTCACTCATACTCAAGAAGGTACAATGGGACCAGAACAAGCAGAGCTTCTCATTAGTCTAGGTGCTAGACCAGAAAATGTAGTGATAGGGCATATGTGTGGAAATACTGATGTAGATTATCATAAACAAACATTAAAAACAGGAGTTAATATTGCTTTTGATCGATTTGGTATACAAGGGATGGTTGGTACACCAATGGATGCACAACGTATTACGACACTTTTATCGTTACTAAGTGAGGGATATGCCAATCGTATTATGCTAAGTCATGATACAGTAAATGTTTGGCTTGGTCGTCCACCTGTCATTCCTGAACCGTTTTCTAATATGATGACTAATTGGCATCCTGGTCATTTATTTGAGAACATACTCCCAACATTGAAACAAAATGATGTAACTGACGAACAGATAACTTTTATGTTTGAAGCAAATCCCAAACGTCTATTTAGCAAACAATCTATAGAAGTTTAG
- a CDS encoding branched-chain amino acid ABC transporter permease, producing the protein MMLFLQQLLNGLTIGSVYSLVALGLTLVFGILHIPNFAHGAFYMIGAYATLLIMTNLGVHYWLAVILSILIVGLLGVLSERLIFHRLGNADPLRIMVAAIGILLFFESLAHLIWGADYQRMTTPYGSPVSFFGITVTAQRILIIVAAVILMVLLHVFLKRTLTGRAIMAMAQNREGAFLVGINANFVAMLTFFIAGGLAAAAASLASPINLVYPTMGNLVIMKAFVIIIIGGMGSIPGAIVGGYLLGLSESLGATYISNDYKDLIAFILLVIILTAKPTGLFTKEVH; encoded by the coding sequence ATGATGTTGTTTCTTCAGCAACTATTGAATGGTCTTACTATTGGCAGCGTTTACAGCTTAGTGGCTTTAGGTTTGACACTTGTTTTTGGGATATTACATATTCCTAATTTTGCTCATGGTGCATTCTACATGATTGGAGCTTATGCAACGCTATTAATTATGACTAACTTAGGTGTTCATTATTGGTTAGCTGTAATACTATCCATTCTTATAGTTGGTTTGTTGGGTGTTTTGTCTGAAAGACTTATATTTCATAGATTAGGAAATGCTGATCCTCTTCGCATTATGGTGGCAGCAATTGGCATTTTGTTATTCTTCGAGTCACTTGCACACTTAATCTGGGGTGCCGATTATCAACGCATGACTACACCATATGGCAGTCCTGTTTCGTTTTTTGGCATTACAGTTACCGCACAGCGCATTCTGATCATTGTAGCTGCTGTTATATTAATGGTACTTCTTCATGTATTCCTAAAGAGAACGTTAACTGGCAGAGCTATAATGGCGATGGCACAGAATAGAGAAGGAGCCTTCTTAGTTGGGATTAATGCAAACTTTGTGGCAATGCTGACATTTTTTATAGCTGGTGGTTTGGCTGCTGCAGCTGCTTCATTAGCCTCACCTATAAATTTAGTGTATCCGACTATGGGGAATCTTGTTATTATGAAAGCCTTTGTCATCATAATCATTGGAGGGATGGGGAGTATTCCTGGTGCTATTGTAGGCGGTTATTTGTTAGGTTTGTCAGAGAGTTTAGGTGCAACGTATATTTCTAACGATTATAAAGATTTAATTGCGTTTATTTTATTAGTTATTATTTTAACAGCTAAACCTACAGGATTATTTACGAAGGAGGTACATTAA
- a CDS encoding haloalkane dehalogenase — MEISTFNEQYRKTIKILDTEMAYVDVGEGDPVVFLHGNPTSSYLWRNVIPHVVNTGRCLAPDLIGMGFSSVTPNGSYRFVDHYCYLEAWFNALELERVTLVIHDWGSALGFHWANLHREKVKAIAYMEAFVKTVTWEEWPEGARNIFQAMQSPAGEKIILEKNLFIERILPSSVIRHLTEEEMNAYRRPFLIAGERRRPMLTWPREIPFTGEPKDVKEIVEAYSTWLQYSSIPKLFINAYPGSILIGKQRDFCRSWVNQQEVTVNGLHFIQEDSPEEIGNAVKQFIAQLQLKEVNK, encoded by the coding sequence GTGGAGATTTCTACATTTAATGAACAGTATCGTAAAACAATCAAAATTTTAGACACTGAAATGGCGTATGTTGACGTTGGAGAAGGAGACCCTGTCGTGTTTTTACACGGAAATCCTACATCTTCATATTTATGGCGAAACGTTATTCCCCATGTTGTAAATACTGGTAGGTGTCTTGCTCCTGATTTGATTGGCATGGGTTTTTCAAGTGTAACACCAAACGGTTCATATCGATTTGTCGATCATTATTGTTATTTAGAGGCGTGGTTTAATGCTTTAGAACTTGAACGAGTTACGCTTGTTATTCATGATTGGGGTTCTGCCCTAGGATTTCATTGGGCCAATTTACATCGAGAAAAAGTAAAGGCTATAGCTTATATGGAGGCTTTTGTAAAGACAGTGACATGGGAAGAGTGGCCAGAGGGTGCTCGAAATATCTTCCAAGCGATGCAATCACCTGCAGGCGAGAAAATCATTTTAGAAAAGAATCTATTTATCGAACGGATTTTACCATCTAGTGTAATAAGACATTTAACTGAAGAAGAAATGAATGCTTATCGCCGCCCATTTTTAATTGCTGGTGAGCGAAGACGTCCAATGTTAACGTGGCCTAGAGAAATTCCTTTTACTGGAGAACCAAAAGATGTTAAAGAGATTGTTGAAGCCTATAGCACTTGGCTACAGTACTCTAGTATTCCTAAATTGTTTATAAATGCTTACCCAGGTTCCATATTAATTGGTAAACAGCGTGACTTTTGCAGGTCATGGGTTAATCAACAGGAAGTCACGGTAAATGGATTACATTTTATTCAAGAGGATTCACCAGAAGAAATTGGAAATGCTGTAAAACAATTTATTGCACAACTCCAATTAAAGGAAGTGAACAAGTGA